Proteins encoded in a region of the Pseudomonadota bacterium genome:
- the ttcA gene encoding tRNA 2-thiocytidine(32) synthetase TtcA: MDELPSLERELTRRMGACIGEFGLIADGDRIMVCMSGGKDSYTLLELLERCQKRAPLRFELLAVHLDQGQPGYDGAPLRRWLEQRGTPHRILHEDTYSVVRAKLDARATYCSLCSRLRRGVLYNAAEALGCSKIALGHHRDDALETLMLNLMFTGSLGAMPAKLRSDDGRNTVIRPLLYAAEATIERYARARRFPILPCNLCGSQQQLKRRQVKRWLSQLEQIAPQVRQSMLAALGNVRASHLLDRDLLAELAAAEDQSDAARHEDAPERGRLPLLL; encoded by the coding sequence ATGGACGAGCTTCCATCCCTCGAACGCGAGCTCACCCGCCGCATGGGCGCGTGCATCGGGGAATTCGGCCTGATCGCAGACGGCGACCGCATCATGGTCTGCATGAGCGGAGGCAAGGACAGCTACACCCTGCTCGAGCTTCTGGAGCGCTGCCAGAAGCGTGCGCCTCTGCGTTTCGAGCTCCTCGCGGTGCACCTCGATCAAGGTCAGCCCGGCTACGACGGCGCACCGCTGCGCCGCTGGCTCGAGCAGCGCGGCACGCCGCATCGGATCCTCCACGAGGACACCTACAGTGTCGTTCGAGCCAAACTGGATGCTCGGGCCACCTATTGCTCGCTGTGTTCACGCTTGCGGCGCGGCGTTTTGTACAATGCAGCGGAGGCTTTGGGTTGCAGCAAGATCGCGCTCGGGCATCATCGAGACGACGCGCTCGAGACCCTGATGTTGAATCTCATGTTCACGGGCTCGCTGGGCGCGATGCCGGCCAAGCTGCGCAGCGACGATGGTCGCAACACGGTGATCCGGCCCTTGTTGTATGCGGCGGAGGCTACCATCGAGCGCTATGCGCGGGCGAGGCGCTTCCCCATCCTGCCCTGCAACCTATGCGGATCGCAGCAGCAGCTGAAACGCCGGCAGGTCAAGCGTTGGCTGAGCCAGCTCGAGCAGATCGCGCCCCAGGTGCGCCAGAGCATGCTGGCGGCGCTTGGAAACGTCCGCGCTTCCCACCTGCTGGACCGGGACCTGCTTGCGGAGCTTGCCGCCGCGGAGGACCAGAGCGATGCAGCTCGGCACGAGGACGCACCCGAGCGGGGCAGGCTGCCCTTGTTGCTGTAG
- a CDS encoding DnaJ domain-containing protein, whose protein sequence is MAAPQAKAEGTLTKTPFAHLLVYIETHRLTGTLVVGTEQGNAPGQQQGRSALLFRQGQPIAARFEVPVEGFEQGVLPLFLRGPARYAFYEADLVGRGPHALRGPWDPMRILALSLPHHTRDAVVDRVLGRLGQTPLRLKPGAPLHRFQFGSAERGFIDLLRAEPADLSSLVQVSGLPESKARRVVYLLAITRCVENFGARGDARGGRSTISTQMQAVGKSSGTPPQRRTARRTEMTRTASLQPRSLPLPSMPPDLSQEHAARWSEIVERYQGIDSENYFEMLGVDTHTNAGGVRAAYFGLAKTWHPDRLPEPLEALRAHVELVFGLLSEAHACLSNDPQRARYQASIELGGGTPAEARQVSAIMEAAVQYQKVEVLARRRAYAEALELLDDILKLNGDEADYHAMRAYLLLQMAPDSEAVPADAQQGVVRALELNSEHERAHFTKGLILKRKGKKREALAAFRATLEINPRHLEAGREVRLAGIRRARAKTETGGFITKLFGKKSG, encoded by the coding sequence ATGGCGGCCCCGCAGGCGAAGGCCGAAGGCACCCTCACCAAGACCCCGTTCGCGCACCTGCTCGTCTACATCGAAACACATCGGCTCACTGGTACGCTGGTGGTCGGGACAGAGCAAGGGAATGCTCCCGGGCAGCAGCAGGGGCGATCCGCGCTGCTCTTTCGCCAGGGGCAGCCGATCGCAGCCCGCTTCGAGGTTCCGGTCGAAGGCTTCGAGCAGGGTGTCCTGCCCCTGTTCCTGCGTGGCCCCGCACGCTATGCCTTCTACGAGGCGGATCTGGTAGGACGAGGCCCGCATGCGCTGCGAGGTCCGTGGGACCCAATGCGCATCCTGGCCCTCTCGCTCCCACACCACACGCGCGATGCGGTCGTCGATCGCGTGCTCGGTCGACTCGGTCAGACGCCGCTGCGCCTCAAGCCCGGAGCGCCCCTGCACCGCTTCCAGTTCGGGTCCGCCGAGCGTGGCTTCATCGATCTGCTGCGGGCGGAACCCGCGGATCTGAGCTCGCTCGTACAGGTTAGCGGGCTGCCCGAGTCCAAAGCGCGCAGGGTCGTCTACCTGCTCGCCATCACCCGCTGCGTCGAGAACTTCGGCGCCAGGGGGGATGCGCGCGGCGGCAGAAGCACGATCTCCACGCAAATGCAGGCCGTTGGAAAATCGAGCGGCACCCCGCCGCAGCGAAGGACTGCGCGGCGCACGGAGATGACGCGGACCGCTTCGCTGCAGCCGCGCTCGCTACCCCTTCCAAGCATGCCGCCGGACCTTTCCCAGGAGCACGCCGCACGCTGGTCCGAAATCGTCGAGCGCTATCAGGGCATCGACAGCGAGAACTACTTCGAGATGCTGGGTGTCGACACCCACACCAACGCCGGCGGCGTACGCGCTGCCTACTTCGGCCTGGCCAAGACCTGGCACCCCGATCGACTTCCGGAGCCGCTCGAAGCCTTGCGCGCGCACGTGGAGCTCGTGTTCGGCCTGCTGAGCGAGGCGCACGCTTGCCTGAGCAACGACCCGCAGCGCGCTCGCTATCAAGCCTCGATCGAGCTGGGCGGCGGCACGCCGGCCGAAGCACGCCAAGTGTCGGCGATCATGGAAGCCGCCGTGCAGTACCAAAAGGTCGAGGTGCTGGCGCGCAGGCGGGCCTATGCCGAGGCGCTGGAGCTGCTGGACGACATCCTCAAGCTCAACGGGGACGAAGCAGACTACCATGCCATGCGTGCGTACTTGCTGCTGCAGATGGCACCCGATAGCGAAGCCGTGCCCGCGGACGCACAGCAAGGTGTCGTACGGGCGCTCGAGCTGAACTCCGAACACGAACGCGCGCACTTCACCAAGGGGCTGATCCTCAAGCGCAAGGGCAAGAAGCGGGAAGCGCTGGCTGCGTTTCGCGCAACACTCGAAATCAATCCTCGCCATCTGGAAGCGGGACGCGAGGTGCGCCTCGCCGGAATCCGCAGGGCGCGAGCCAAGACCGAAACCGGCGGCTTCATTACCAAGCTATTCGGTAAGAAGAGCGGTTAG